A window of the Scandinavium goeteborgense genome harbors these coding sequences:
- the bacA gene encoding undecaprenyl-diphosphate phosphatase, with product MSDMHSLLIAAILGVVEGLTEFLPVSSTGHMIIVGHLLGFEGETANTFEVVIQLGSILAVVVMFWRRLFGLIGIHFGRPPVHEGEGTGRLSLIHVLLAMFPAVVLGLVLHDLIKSLFNPVNVMYALVVGGVLLIIAEVFKPKEPRTAGLDDMTYLQAFLVGCFQCLALWPGFSRSGSTIAGGMLLGISRYAAAEFSFLLAVPMMMGATALDLYKSIGFLTSSDIPMFAVGFVSAFVVALIAIKAFLHIIKRITFIPFAIYRFIVAAAVYAVFM from the coding sequence ATGAGCGATATGCACTCGCTGCTGATAGCGGCCATTCTGGGTGTTGTCGAAGGACTGACGGAGTTTTTACCCGTTTCCAGCACCGGCCACATGATTATCGTCGGCCACCTGCTGGGCTTCGAAGGCGAAACGGCGAATACGTTTGAAGTGGTCATCCAGTTAGGATCGATCCTCGCCGTAGTGGTGATGTTCTGGCGTCGTCTGTTTGGCCTGATCGGCATTCATTTTGGTCGTCCGCCGGTCCATGAAGGCGAAGGCACCGGGCGTCTGTCGCTCATTCATGTGCTGTTGGCGATGTTCCCGGCGGTGGTGCTGGGCCTGGTGTTACACGATCTCATCAAGTCTTTGTTCAACCCGGTTAACGTGATGTACGCGCTGGTTGTCGGCGGCGTGCTGCTGATCATCGCCGAAGTCTTTAAACCCAAAGAGCCGCGCACTGCGGGTCTGGATGACATGACCTATCTTCAGGCGTTTTTGGTGGGTTGCTTCCAGTGTCTTGCGCTGTGGCCGGGCTTCTCTCGTTCAGGTTCAACCATCGCGGGCGGAATGCTGCTGGGCATTAGCCGTTATGCGGCGGCGGAGTTTTCCTTCCTGCTGGCGGTGCCGATGATGATGGGTGCTACGGCGCTTGATCTCTATAAGAGCATCGGATTCCTGACCAGCTCGGACATTCCGATGTTTGCCGTGGGCTTCGTGTCGGCGTTTGTGGTCGCGCTGATCGCTATCAAAGCGTTCCTGCACATCATCAAACGTATTACTTTTATTCCTTTCGCCATCTACCGCTTTATCGTCGCGGCCGCGGTTTACGCAGTATTCATGTAA
- a CDS encoding peptidase inhibitor family I36 protein, giving the protein MTDDTPSLAAEPYKFDNRISSIKIAEGFTGRAYDGSNYTGQFFDLRTEHTPAVLVSSKMDKKISSIKFYRDSEAKAVAYESPNLQGAAYMIHTDMANLVANTDFNDRMSSMKVAEGWTVRLYADTDYKGSYVDVAEGQTISQLDSSILRKASSIKLFKAN; this is encoded by the coding sequence ATGACCGACGATACTCCCTCCCTTGCCGCCGAACCTTACAAGTTTGATAACCGGATCTCGTCAATAAAAATTGCAGAAGGCTTCACGGGGCGAGCCTATGATGGATCGAATTATACCGGTCAATTTTTTGACCTCAGGACTGAGCACACCCCTGCGGTGCTGGTTTCGTCTAAAATGGATAAAAAGATTTCATCTATCAAGTTTTACAGGGATTCTGAGGCTAAGGCAGTCGCTTATGAATCGCCAAATCTACAGGGAGCTGCGTATATGATTCATACGGATATGGCTAATCTTGTGGCAAATACGGATTTCAACGACCGTATGTCTTCAATGAAAGTGGCTGAAGGCTGGACTGTCCGTTTGTATGCTGACACAGACTATAAGGGGTCCTATGTAGATGTTGCAGAGGGGCAAACCATTAGTCAGTTGGACTCAAGCATTCTGCGTAAGGCCTCATCTATAAAGCTATTTAAAGCTAATTAG
- a CDS encoding TIGR04211 family SH3 domain-containing protein: MPKLRLIGLTLFALSVSAVVHAEETRYVSDELNTWVRSGPGDNYRLAGTVTAGEAVTLLQTNDATQYGQVRDSNGRTAWIPLKELTSEPSFKTRVPDLESQVKTLTDKLTNIDTTWNQRTADMQKKVAQSDSVINGLKDQNQKLKNELIVAQKKVSAANLQLDDKQRTIIMQWFMYGGGVLGVGLILGLVLPRLVPSRKRNDRWMN; the protein is encoded by the coding sequence ATGCCTAAATTACGCCTGATTGGATTAACTTTATTTGCACTTAGCGTTTCTGCTGTGGTTCACGCGGAAGAAACACGTTACGTCTCTGACGAACTGAACACCTGGGTACGCAGTGGCCCTGGCGATAACTATCGCCTTGCAGGCACTGTCACTGCGGGTGAAGCCGTCACCCTGCTGCAAACCAACGACGCTACCCAGTACGGACAAGTTCGCGACAGCAACGGACGTACCGCATGGATCCCGTTGAAAGAGCTGACCAGCGAGCCAAGCTTTAAGACACGCGTGCCGGATCTTGAAAGCCAGGTCAAAACGCTGACTGATAAGCTGACCAATATTGATACTACCTGGAATCAACGCACTGCGGATATGCAGAAGAAAGTCGCCCAGAGCGACAGCGTGATTAACGGGCTGAAAGACCAAAATCAGAAGCTGAAAAATGAGCTCATCGTGGCGCAGAAAAAGGTGAGTGCCGCCAATCTGCAGCTGGATGACAAACAGCGCACCATCATTATGCAGTGGTTTATGTACGGCGGCGGCGTGTTGGGTGTGGGTCTGATCCTCGGCCTGGTTCTGCCCCGTCTGGTACCGAGCCGTAAACGCAACGATCGCTGGATGAACTAA
- the glnE gene encoding bifunctional [glutamate--ammonia ligase]-adenylyl-L-tyrosine phosphorylase/[glutamate--ammonia-ligase] adenylyltransferase, translated as MTPFSLQLQQHWQTVVDRLPTDFPSDAISPRAQAAMTFSDFISQSLVAYPAWLSELENSPPQADEYQHYAAWLQDALADVSDENSLMRALRLFRRRVMVRIAWAQALSFISTESSLQQLSHLAETLIVAARDWLYDACCREWGTPCNADGKPQPLLILGMGKLGGGELNFSSDIDLIFAWPEHGSTQGGRRELDNAQFFTRMGQRLIKALDQPTMDGFVYRVDMRLRPFGESGPLVLSFAALEDYYQEQGRDWERYAMVKARIMGDREGVYVDELRATLRPFVFRRYIDFSVIQSLRNMKGMIAREVRRRGLKDNIKLGAGGIREIEFIVQVFQLIRGGREPSLQGRALLPTLEAIDALHLLPEGEAQRLHDAYLFLRRLENLLQSINDEQTQTLPQDDLNRARLAWGMGFADWDALTQALDAHMASVRQIFNALIGDDEETSADEQLSEHWRELWQDALQEDDTTPVLTHLTDSDRNQVLALIADFRKELDKRTIGPRGRQVLDSLMPHLLSNVCSREDAPVPLARIMPLLTGIVTRTTYLELLSEFPGALKHLIRLCAASPMVASQLARYPLLLDELLDPNTLYQPTATDAYRDELRQYLLRVPEEDEEQQLEALRQFKQAQLLRVAAADIAGTLPVMKVSDHLTWLAEAMIDAVVQQAWVQMVARFGQPRHLAERQGRGFAVVGYGKLGGWELGYSSDLDLVFLHDCPVEVMTDGEREIDGRQFYLRLAQRIMHLFSTRTSSGILYEVDARLRPSGAAGMLVTTTEAFADYQHHEAWTWEHQALVRARVVYGDPQLQSQFDAIRRDVLTVSREGEKLQTEVREMREKMRAHLGGKHRDRFDIKADEGGITDIEFITQYLVLRFAHNKPKLTRWSDNVRILELLAQNDIMDEQEALALSQAYTTLRDALHHLALQEEAGHVAPEAFAAERELVRASWLKWLVVP; from the coding sequence ATGACGCCGTTTTCTTTGCAGTTACAGCAGCACTGGCAGACGGTAGTCGACCGACTGCCGACCGATTTTCCGTCCGACGCAATCAGTCCGCGGGCCCAGGCGGCGATGACCTTCAGCGATTTTATTAGCCAAAGCCTGGTCGCTTATCCGGCGTGGCTCAGCGAGCTGGAAAACAGTCCGCCGCAGGCCGATGAATATCAGCATTACGCCGCCTGGTTGCAGGACGCGCTGGCAGACGTCAGCGATGAAAATAGCCTGATGCGGGCGCTGCGTTTGTTCCGCCGCCGCGTCATGGTGCGCATCGCCTGGGCGCAGGCGCTTTCTTTTATTTCCACCGAAAGTAGTTTGCAGCAGCTGAGCCATCTGGCTGAAACGTTGATCGTCGCCGCTCGCGACTGGCTGTACGACGCCTGCTGCCGGGAATGGGGCACGCCATGCAACGCCGACGGCAAACCACAGCCGCTGCTGATTTTAGGCATGGGCAAACTCGGCGGCGGCGAGCTGAACTTTTCCTCTGACATTGACCTGATTTTTGCCTGGCCGGAACACGGCTCAACCCAGGGCGGGCGTCGTGAACTCGACAACGCCCAGTTCTTCACCCGCATGGGACAACGACTCATCAAAGCGCTGGATCAGCCGACGATGGACGGCTTCGTCTATCGCGTGGATATGCGTCTGCGCCCGTTTGGCGAAAGCGGGCCGCTGGTGCTGAGTTTTGCCGCGCTGGAAGATTATTACCAGGAGCAGGGCCGCGACTGGGAACGCTATGCGATGGTTAAAGCCCGGATCATGGGAGACAGAGAAGGCGTGTACGTCGATGAACTGCGTGCCACGCTGCGTCCATTTGTGTTCCGCCGCTACATTGATTTCAGCGTGATCCAGTCACTGCGTAATATGAAAGGCATGATTGCCCGCGAAGTGCGCCGCCGTGGCCTGAAAGACAACATCAAGCTCGGCGCGGGTGGCATTCGCGAAATCGAATTTATCGTGCAGGTGTTCCAACTGATTCGCGGCGGCCGTGAGCCGTCCCTGCAAGGGCGCGCCTTGCTGCCCACGCTGGAAGCCATTGATGCGCTGCATCTTTTGCCGGAAGGCGAGGCGCAACGACTGCACGACGCCTACCTGTTCTTACGCCGCCTGGAAAACCTGCTGCAAAGCATTAATGACGAACAGACGCAGACCCTGCCGCAGGACGATCTGAACCGGGCGCGGCTGGCGTGGGGGATGGGCTTCGCCGACTGGGATGCGCTGACCCAGGCGCTTGATGCGCACATGGCCAGCGTGCGGCAGATTTTCAACGCGCTGATTGGCGATGACGAAGAGACCTCGGCGGATGAACAGCTGTCTGAGCACTGGCGCGAACTTTGGCAAGATGCGTTGCAGGAAGACGACACCACGCCGGTGCTAACGCATCTCACCGACAGCGACCGCAATCAGGTGCTGGCGCTGATTGCCGATTTCCGCAAAGAGCTCGACAAACGCACCATCGGTCCGCGCGGGCGTCAGGTGCTCGATTCACTGATGCCGCATTTGCTGAGCAACGTGTGCAGCCGCGAAGATGCCCCGGTGCCGCTAGCACGCATCATGCCGCTGCTGACCGGGATTGTCACCCGCACCACCTATCTCGAACTGCTGAGTGAATTTCCGGGGGCGCTCAAGCATCTGATTCGCCTTTGCGCCGCGTCGCCGATGGTGGCCAGCCAGTTGGCGCGTTACCCGCTACTGCTGGATGAGCTGCTCGACCCGAACACGCTGTACCAGCCGACCGCCACTGACGCCTATCGCGACGAACTGCGGCAGTATTTACTGCGCGTACCGGAAGAAGATGAAGAGCAGCAGCTCGAAGCGCTGCGCCAGTTTAAACAGGCGCAGCTATTGCGCGTCGCCGCGGCGGATATCGCCGGCACGCTGCCGGTCATGAAAGTGAGCGATCACTTAACCTGGCTGGCAGAAGCGATGATCGACGCGGTGGTTCAGCAGGCGTGGGTGCAAATGGTGGCCCGTTTTGGGCAACCGCGCCATCTGGCAGAGCGCCAGGGGCGTGGTTTTGCGGTCGTCGGTTACGGCAAACTCGGCGGCTGGGAGCTGGGCTACAGTTCCGATCTCGATCTGGTGTTTTTACACGACTGCCCGGTGGAAGTCATGACCGATGGCGAACGTGAAATCGACGGGCGTCAGTTCTATCTTCGCCTGGCCCAGCGCATCATGCATCTGTTCAGCACCCGCACCTCCTCGGGCATCCTGTACGAAGTGGACGCTCGCTTACGTCCGTCCGGCGCGGCGGGCATGTTGGTCACCACCACCGAGGCCTTCGCCGATTATCAACATCATGAAGCCTGGACCTGGGAGCATCAGGCCCTGGTCCGCGCTCGCGTGGTGTACGGCGACCCGCAGCTGCAATCGCAGTTTGATGCGATTCGCCGCGACGTGCTGACCGTCTCCCGCGAAGGTGAAAAGTTGCAAACCGAAGTCCGCGAAATGCGCGAGAAAATGCGCGCGCATCTTGGGGGCAAACATCGTGATCGCTTTGATATTAAAGCCGATGAGGGCGGCATAACGGATATTGAGTTTATCACCCAGTATCTGGTGCTGCGTTTCGCCCACAATAAGCCGAAGCTGACCCGCTGGTCGGATAACGTGCGCATCCTCGAACTGCTCGCACAGAACGATATTATGGACGAGCAGGAAGCGCTGGCCCTGAGCCAGGCATACACCACGCTACGCGATGCGCTGCATCATCTGGCATTGCAAGAAGAGGCCGGACACGTCGCGCCAGAGGCCTTTGCGGCTGAACGTGAGCTGGTACGCGCGAGCTGGCTAAAGTGGCTGGTGGTGCCGTGA
- the hldE gene encoding bifunctional D-glycero-beta-D-manno-heptose-7-phosphate kinase/D-glycero-beta-D-manno-heptose 1-phosphate adenylyltransferase HldE — protein sequence MKVTLPEFERAGVMVVGDVMLDRYWYGPTSRISPEAPVPVVKVDTIEERPGGAANVAMNIAALGATSRLVGLTGIDDAARALSKALADVNVKCDFVSVPTHPTITKLRVLSRNQQLIRLDFEEGFAGVDPQPMHERIQQALGHIGALVLSDYAKGALESVQDMIQLARKAGVPVLIDPKGSEFERYRGATLLTPNLSEFEAVAGKCKSEAEIVERGMKIIADFDLSALLVTRSEQGMTLLQPGKAPLHMPTQAQEVYDVTGAGDTVIGVLAATLAAGNSLEEACFFANAAAGVVVGKLGTSTVSPIELENAVRGRADTGFGVMSEAELKLAVTAARKRGEKVVMTNGVFDILHAGHVSYLSNARKLGDRLIVAVNSDASTKRLKGETRPVNPLDQRMIVLGALGSVDWVVSFEEDTPQRLIAGVLPDLLVKGGDYKPDEIAGSEEVWANGGEVMVLNFEDGCSTTNIIKRIQKDSSK from the coding sequence ATGAAAGTAACACTGCCAGAGTTTGAACGCGCAGGAGTGATGGTCGTCGGTGATGTAATGCTGGACCGCTACTGGTACGGCCCAACGAGCCGAATCTCCCCGGAAGCCCCGGTCCCGGTGGTGAAAGTGGATACCATTGAGGAACGCCCTGGCGGGGCGGCGAACGTGGCGATGAATATTGCGGCGTTGGGCGCCACGTCGCGTCTGGTCGGGTTGACCGGCATTGACGATGCGGCGCGGGCGCTCAGTAAAGCGCTGGCGGACGTAAACGTGAAGTGCGACTTTGTTTCCGTCCCGACCCATCCGACGATCACCAAGCTGCGTGTGCTGTCACGTAACCAGCAGTTGATTCGTCTGGACTTCGAAGAAGGTTTTGCGGGCGTCGATCCGCAGCCAATGCATGAACGTATTCAGCAGGCGCTGGGCCATATTGGCGCGCTGGTGCTGTCTGACTACGCGAAAGGCGCGCTGGAAAGCGTTCAGGATATGATTCAGCTGGCGCGTAAAGCGGGTGTTCCGGTGCTGATCGACCCGAAAGGCAGCGAGTTTGAACGCTATCGTGGCGCAACGCTGCTGACGCCAAATCTCTCTGAGTTTGAAGCCGTCGCTGGGAAGTGTAAAAGCGAAGCGGAAATCGTTGAGCGCGGCATGAAAATTATCGCGGACTTCGATCTGTCGGCGCTGCTGGTCACCCGTTCCGAGCAGGGGATGACCCTGCTGCAGCCAGGCAAAGCGCCGCTGCACATGCCGACGCAGGCGCAGGAAGTGTACGATGTGACCGGGGCCGGTGATACGGTGATTGGCGTGCTGGCGGCAACGCTGGCGGCGGGCAATTCACTGGAAGAAGCGTGCTTCTTTGCCAATGCCGCAGCCGGTGTTGTGGTGGGCAAACTCGGGACCTCTACCGTTTCGCCTATCGAACTGGAAAACGCGGTACGCGGTCGGGCGGACACCGGTTTCGGCGTGATGAGCGAAGCTGAGCTGAAGCTGGCGGTCACAGCAGCCCGCAAGCGCGGCGAGAAAGTCGTGATGACCAACGGTGTGTTCGACATTCTGCACGCGGGCCACGTGTCCTATCTCTCTAACGCACGCAAGCTTGGCGATCGTTTGATTGTCGCGGTGAACAGCGATGCGTCCACTAAACGTCTGAAAGGCGAAACCCGTCCGGTGAATCCGCTCGATCAACGAATGATCGTGCTCGGTGCGCTGGGTTCTGTCGATTGGGTGGTCTCGTTTGAAGAAGATACACCGCAGCGCCTGATTGCGGGCGTTCTGCCGGACCTGCTGGTGAAAGGCGGGGACTACAAGCCGGACGAAATCGCGGGTAGCGAAGAAGTCTGGGCGAACGGTGGGGAAGTGATGGTGCTGAACTTTGAAGATGGCTGTTCAACCACCAATATCATCAAGCGTATTCAGAAAGACAGCAGCAAGTAA
- a CDS encoding glycosyl hydrolase family 18 protein encodes MRLNKLTTAILFSAVGFPILSSAATVTANDQTNTFSGLDYSMMITKDGGHTWIAYADPSQNNFPGNVLAQVAAKQELAIISEDYDPNRTYKGGDTVRFLGYYWTAQWWVDQGISPGTDPVWVSGDAINIKPYATFQFTPYTGQDATDLQNREKARVAEQRKVIGYFPEWGVYEAHDFFTPDKVDYTGLSHLNYGFAVVKDGVVTMHDTDKAPGLIKDLEKRTDAANVAHMISVGGWNNSQEGVFEAATATDAGLEKLANSMVSYMAQWHFDGLDIDWEYPDNEAEKAQFTKLIQSLRTKLDAQGLKDDKYYQLSAAVTTNHNNIQYINPEVTAPLLDSVNVMAYDIHGAFDPLTGHNAPLYENSHDEDKDLNVADTMNAYVNTWKVPKAKLMMGIPYYGRGWGHVPGTELIPGLPGMFNTGAATVKGAWDDADQFTGTNPWYVLKQKLNSGEYTRYWDPESHVPYLYSNTKQEFLTYDDPQSIQEKVDYINAQGFGGAILWDISGDTPEHELGHIVDDILTTPMPQPDPDPQPEPDPEPQPDPDPQPEPDPTPVASVKATLFQNTGLGGDSFEVTEDIDCLGDEKMKNGRKANDEASSVSLEKGSLGVNLYKNCNFAGDKVTYTADATSLSSGFNDEVSSVEMIKAIAYKDTGYRSSFLNIVADMPWIGDDLHFNDAMSSIKVAEGYTVRLYEGRDFKGSYVDVTSGQNITDLNSLKLNDKVSSLKVIISAEPQPQPEPTPSPNDVYTLKVRMYQDKNNTGETFDVTDDIPCLTGMHTSGGSDLNDSMSSYIVPTQSLGITFIQIVIIKDNHSTLWLAPSSVLGVAIIRPLLLKLTKPGDMTIRTIAAMS; translated from the coding sequence ATGCGCTTGAATAAATTAACCACGGCGATTCTTTTTTCCGCTGTAGGATTCCCAATCCTATCGTCAGCTGCGACCGTCACGGCAAACGATCAAACCAATACATTTTCCGGTCTCGATTATTCGATGATGATCACCAAAGACGGTGGTCATACCTGGATTGCTTATGCCGATCCCTCCCAAAATAACTTCCCGGGCAATGTATTAGCCCAGGTCGCAGCCAAACAAGAATTGGCTATTATTTCAGAAGACTACGATCCGAATCGCACCTATAAAGGCGGTGATACCGTGCGCTTCCTTGGCTATTACTGGACCGCGCAATGGTGGGTTGATCAGGGCATTAGCCCAGGCACTGATCCTGTGTGGGTATCGGGCGATGCCATCAACATCAAGCCTTACGCTACCTTCCAGTTCACACCGTATACCGGACAAGATGCTACCGATCTGCAGAACCGTGAAAAGGCCCGCGTTGCTGAACAGCGTAAAGTAATTGGCTACTTCCCGGAATGGGGTGTGTATGAAGCACATGACTTCTTTACCCCTGACAAAGTGGACTACACTGGCCTGAGCCACCTTAACTATGGTTTTGCCGTAGTAAAAGATGGTGTGGTCACCATGCATGACACCGACAAAGCGCCTGGCCTTATCAAAGATCTGGAAAAACGTACCGACGCGGCCAACGTGGCGCATATGATTTCTGTTGGTGGCTGGAATAACTCTCAGGAAGGCGTCTTCGAAGCGGCAACCGCCACAGACGCAGGCCTTGAGAAACTGGCCAACAGCATGGTTAGCTACATGGCACAGTGGCATTTCGACGGCCTCGATATCGACTGGGAATACCCGGATAACGAAGCGGAGAAAGCCCAATTCACCAAGCTTATCCAGTCGCTGCGTACCAAGCTCGACGCGCAGGGCCTGAAAGATGATAAGTACTATCAGCTCTCTGCGGCTGTCACCACCAATCACAACAACATTCAGTACATTAACCCTGAAGTCACCGCCCCGTTGCTGGATAGCGTGAACGTGATGGCGTATGACATCCACGGTGCCTTCGATCCGTTAACCGGACATAACGCACCGCTGTATGAAAACAGCCATGATGAAGATAAAGATCTGAACGTGGCCGACACCATGAACGCTTACGTCAATACCTGGAAAGTGCCGAAAGCCAAGCTGATGATGGGTATTCCCTATTATGGCCGTGGCTGGGGCCATGTCCCAGGTACAGAACTGATTCCAGGTTTACCGGGCATGTTTAACACCGGTGCCGCGACTGTTAAAGGTGCATGGGACGACGCGGATCAGTTTACCGGCACCAATCCATGGTATGTACTGAAGCAGAAACTGAACAGCGGTGAATATACCCGTTACTGGGATCCTGAATCACACGTTCCGTATCTGTACAGCAACACCAAGCAAGAATTCCTGACCTATGACGATCCGCAGTCTATTCAGGAGAAAGTTGACTATATCAATGCTCAAGGTTTTGGTGGCGCGATTCTTTGGGACATCAGCGGTGATACGCCTGAACATGAACTGGGTCATATCGTCGACGACATCTTGACGACGCCAATGCCACAGCCTGATCCTGATCCACAACCTGAGCCAGACCCCGAACCACAGCCTGATCCTGATCCACAACCCGAGCCAGATCCAACGCCTGTCGCTTCTGTTAAAGCAACGCTGTTCCAGAACACGGGGCTGGGTGGCGATAGTTTTGAAGTCACTGAGGACATCGATTGTTTAGGCGATGAGAAGATGAAAAATGGCCGGAAGGCCAATGACGAAGCATCATCTGTATCGCTTGAAAAAGGGTCTTTGGGCGTGAATTTATACAAAAACTGTAATTTCGCCGGAGATAAAGTGACGTATACCGCTGATGCAACGTCGCTAAGTAGCGGTTTCAACGATGAAGTCTCTTCTGTTGAGATGATTAAAGCGATTGCTTATAAAGATACCGGTTATCGTAGCTCGTTCTTAAATATTGTCGCCGATATGCCATGGATCGGAGATGACCTTCATTTCAATGATGCCATGTCCTCTATCAAGGTTGCCGAGGGTTATACCGTCCGACTGTATGAGGGACGTGACTTTAAAGGAAGTTATGTTGATGTGACTTCGGGTCAAAATATTACCGACCTTAATTCACTGAAACTGAATGATAAAGTCTCTTCATTAAAAGTCATTATCAGTGCTGAGCCACAACCGCAGCCAGAGCCAACACCCTCTCCAAACGATGTCTACACTTTGAAAGTGAGAATGTATCAAGACAAGAATAATACTGGGGAGACCTTTGATGTTACTGATGACATTCCTTGTTTGACGGGTATGCATACATCAGGTGGATCGGATTTGAATGACTCAATGTCTTCTTATATTGTTCCTACACAATCGTTAGGTATCACTTTTATTCAGATTGTAATTATCAAGGACAATCATTCAACGCTCTGGTTAGCACCATCGTCGGTATTGGGAGTAGCGATAATACGACCTCTTCTATTAAAGTTAACAAAGCCAGGGGATATGACGATCCGAACTATAGCCGCTATGTCGTAA
- a CDS encoding multifunctional CCA addition/repair protein translates to MKTYLVGGAVRDALLGLPVKDKDWVVVGATPQQMLDAGYQQVGRDFPVFLHPKSHEEYALARTERKSGSGYTGFTCYAAPDVTLEQDLLRRDLTVNALAQDDNGEIVDPYNGQQDLQNRLLRHVSPAFSEDPLRVLRVARFAARYAHLSFRIADETMALMRDMTAAGELEHLTPERVWKETENALGTRNPQVFFQTLRDCGALKVLFPEIDALYGVPAPAKWHPEIDTGVHTLMTLSMAAMLTPAIDVRFATLCHDLGKALTPKELWPRHHGHGLAGVKLVEGLCARLRVPNEMRDLAKLVAEFHDLIHTFPMLKAATIVKLFDSIDAWRKPQRVEQIALTSEADVRGRTGFEACDYPQGRLLHEAWEVAKSVPTKPVIEAGFKGPDVRAELTRRRIAAVNAWKHEKGLNSEPVA, encoded by the coding sequence GTGAAGACATATCTGGTCGGTGGTGCAGTTCGCGATGCGTTGTTAGGCCTGCCGGTCAAAGACAAAGATTGGGTCGTTGTCGGCGCCACACCGCAGCAAATGCTCGACGCGGGCTACCAGCAGGTAGGTCGCGATTTTCCTGTTTTTCTCCATCCGAAATCCCACGAAGAATACGCCCTGGCTCGCACTGAGCGGAAATCCGGCTCCGGCTACACCGGCTTTACCTGTTATGCCGCACCGGACGTGACCCTCGAGCAAGATTTACTGCGACGTGATCTGACCGTTAACGCCCTCGCGCAGGACGATAACGGCGAAATTGTTGACCCGTATAATGGCCAACAGGACTTGCAAAACCGCCTGCTGCGCCACGTGTCCCCGGCTTTTAGTGAAGATCCTTTGCGCGTGCTGCGCGTCGCCCGTTTTGCCGCCCGCTATGCACATTTAAGCTTCCGCATTGCCGATGAAACGATGGCGCTGATGCGCGATATGACTGCCGCAGGCGAACTGGAGCACCTCACGCCAGAACGCGTATGGAAGGAAACCGAGAACGCGCTCGGGACGCGCAATCCGCAGGTTTTCTTCCAGACGTTGCGTGACTGCGGCGCCTTAAAGGTATTGTTCCCGGAAATTGACGCACTGTACGGCGTGCCCGCCCCCGCCAAATGGCATCCGGAAATCGACACCGGCGTACACACGTTGATGACCCTGAGCATGGCGGCGATGCTGACGCCTGCCATTGACGTACGTTTCGCCACGCTGTGCCACGATTTAGGTAAAGCCCTGACGCCAAAAGAACTGTGGCCGCGCCATCATGGACACGGTCTGGCGGGCGTGAAATTGGTGGAAGGACTTTGCGCACGACTGCGCGTACCCAACGAGATGCGGGATTTGGCGAAACTGGTGGCGGAGTTCCACGACCTGATCCACACCTTCCCGATGTTAAAAGCGGCCACCATCGTAAAGCTGTTCGACAGCATCGATGCCTGGCGTAAACCGCAGCGCGTGGAGCAAATCGCGTTAACCAGCGAAGCCGACGTGCGCGGACGTACCGGGTTTGAAGCCTGCGATTATCCGCAGGGGCGTTTGCTGCATGAAGCGTGGGAAGTCGCAAAATCTGTGCCGACCAAACCGGTGATTGAGGCCGGATTTAAAGGGCCGGACGTGCGGGCAGAACTGACGCGCCGACGCATTGCCGCCGTGAATGCCTGGAAACACGAGAAAGGGTTGAACAGCGAGCCTGTAGCGTAA
- the folB gene encoding bifunctional dihydroneopterin aldolase/7,8-dihydroneopterin epimerase, with protein sequence MDIVFIEQLSVITTIGVYDWEQTIEQKLVFDIEMAWDNRKSAASDDVNDCLSYADISEAVIAHVEGGRFALVERVAEEVAEILLTRFNSPWVRIKLSKPGAVARAANVGVIIERGANPKA encoded by the coding sequence ATGGATATTGTATTTATAGAGCAACTTTCGGTCATCACCACAATCGGTGTTTACGACTGGGAACAGACCATCGAACAGAAGCTGGTGTTCGATATCGAAATGGCGTGGGACAACCGTAAATCCGCCGCCAGCGATGACGTGAATGATTGTCTGAGCTACGCCGACATTAGCGAAGCGGTCATTGCTCACGTTGAAGGGGGACGTTTCGCGCTGGTGGAACGTGTGGCGGAGGAAGTCGCTGAAATCCTCCTGACGCGCTTTAACTCGCCGTGGGTACGCATCAAGCTCAGCAAGCCCGGTGCTGTGGCGCGCGCTGCCAACGTTGGGGTCATCATTGAGCGTGGCGCTAATCCGAAAGCGTAA